The Synechococcus sp. MU1643 genome contains a region encoding:
- a CDS encoding aminotransferase class V-fold PLP-dependent enzyme, with protein sequence MEHLEIYLDAAATTPPLPAVITVMQQLQQTAWANPSSLHEAGLAAAEALERARWLIAERFAVSPDQLIVTSGATESVHLALLGSANGLVPGRLVISAVEHPAVVAAAHQLEALGWSIAEWPVDGQGVVRLDQLEGLLSAPTRLVSLIAAQGEVGALQPVSRIAKACRERGIVIHSDATQLVPQGCFPFESLGVDLLTLSAHKFRGPRGVGLLIRAPGVELSPLQGGGGQEHGLRSGTEPVVLVSGMAEALMDLPSFDPASQPVPPGCSSQIRRQRDQLLERLLELPQLQLCGPQVDQRLPHHIALLATTADGQPLPGRDLVRRLAAAGVACSSGSACSSGSSTDSVVLTAMGIPGPARQSGLRLTLGPWLSDQDLDAVPGRFASVLQAFP encoded by the coding sequence GTGGAACACCTTGAGATCTATCTGGATGCAGCTGCCACGACACCGCCGCTGCCGGCGGTGATCACAGTGATGCAGCAGCTCCAGCAGACAGCCTGGGCGAATCCCAGCAGCCTCCATGAGGCCGGGTTGGCAGCTGCGGAAGCTCTCGAGCGAGCCCGTTGGCTCATTGCCGAACGTTTTGCTGTCAGTCCTGATCAGTTGATCGTCACTTCAGGAGCGACGGAATCCGTTCACCTCGCCCTGCTCGGCAGTGCCAATGGTCTTGTCCCGGGCCGGTTGGTGATCTCTGCGGTGGAGCATCCGGCGGTGGTCGCTGCGGCCCACCAACTCGAAGCGCTGGGCTGGAGCATCGCTGAATGGCCTGTTGATGGCCAGGGCGTTGTGCGGCTCGACCAGCTCGAAGGGCTGTTGTCTGCTCCAACCCGGCTGGTTTCCCTGATCGCAGCCCAGGGCGAGGTTGGTGCGTTGCAACCAGTGAGCAGGATTGCAAAGGCCTGCCGCGAGCGCGGCATCGTCATCCACAGCGATGCCACCCAGCTTGTGCCCCAGGGTTGCTTCCCTTTCGAGAGTCTCGGAGTGGATCTGCTGACCCTCTCGGCTCACAAGTTCCGTGGCCCCAGGGGCGTGGGGCTGCTGATTCGAGCCCCGGGTGTGGAACTTTCACCGCTCCAGGGCGGTGGAGGTCAGGAACACGGCCTGCGCTCTGGCACCGAACCCGTTGTTTTGGTCAGCGGCATGGCCGAAGCCCTGATGGACCTCCCCAGCTTTGACCCCGCCAGTCAACCCGTCCCCCCGGGCTGCTCGTCGCAGATCCGTCGTCAACGGGATCAACTGCTCGAACGATTACTCGAGCTGCCCCAGCTTCAGCTCTGCGGCCCTCAAGTCGATCAGCGTCTGCCTCATCACATCGCGCTGCTAGCAACCACCGCCGATGGCCAGCCCCTGCCGGGACGCGATCTGGTACGACGGCTGGCAGCAGCGGGAGTGGCCTGTAGCAGCGGCAGTGCCTGCAGCAGTGGCAGCAGTACTGACAGTGTTGTGCTTACAGCCATGGGAATTCCCGGACCTGCACGCCAGTCGGGCCTGCGGCTGACCCTTGGCCCCTGGCTATCGGATCAGGATCTCGATGCCGTTCCAGGCCGTTTTGCATCCGTGCTGCAGGCTTTTCCCTGA
- a CDS encoding DUF1995 family protein, with protein sequence MTQSDAPCFALPADLLAAEEAMLQAALAAVGSGDGQRWAASLRFEGLRLLPVAVRLARALIAAGQQLLMVWPDAGAAALARRDAEDLKEVIFDFNQLKRSESDAPDTRLLLAVNPSPADYEEFQALCENHAGVVLMLNGRLEDAAVGIGSVARERRKGFVASWQQAYWLQPLEGGALMRCFPDDWRLFRQDPDGYRQLEVLPERPDPDTTAALLAGEDPDSIKQQLSGVDRFLDGLRN encoded by the coding sequence ATGACTCAATCCGACGCTCCCTGTTTCGCGCTACCCGCGGATCTGCTCGCGGCCGAAGAGGCCATGCTGCAAGCTGCCCTGGCAGCCGTTGGATCTGGCGACGGTCAACGCTGGGCCGCAAGCCTGCGCTTTGAGGGGCTTCGCCTGCTCCCGGTGGCGGTGCGTCTGGCCCGCGCGCTGATCGCTGCCGGTCAACAGCTGTTGATGGTTTGGCCCGATGCCGGTGCTGCAGCCCTGGCTCGGCGTGATGCGGAAGACCTCAAGGAGGTGATCTTCGATTTCAATCAGCTCAAACGTTCGGAGAGCGACGCTCCCGACACCCGCCTGTTGCTTGCGGTGAACCCCTCCCCTGCCGATTACGAGGAGTTCCAGGCGTTGTGTGAGAACCATGCCGGAGTGGTTTTGATGCTGAATGGGCGTCTTGAAGACGCCGCCGTTGGCATCGGGAGCGTGGCCCGGGAGCGCCGAAAGGGTTTCGTGGCCAGCTGGCAGCAGGCCTATTGGCTTCAGCCCCTGGAGGGAGGAGCCCTGATGCGCTGCTTCCCCGATGACTGGCGTCTCTTTCGACAGGATCCCGATGGTTACCGGCAACTTGAGGTGCTTCCCGAACGACCGGATCCGGACACAACAGCAGCGCTTCTGGCCGGTGAAGATCCCGACAGCATCAAGCAACAGCTTTCCGGTGTCGACCGCTTCCTTGATGGTCTGCGCAATTGA
- a CDS encoding DUF4330 domain-containing protein, with protein sequence MLHRLRSLSPIDAVAGVVALTALAGVIWSPKLSNAVAKATGAVKPVQVSVDVHSLYSADPEQLLNSAREEAGLNIVIRNQPAGQVTLVSVDDLTNPLTAVQPDGSVVIADAPSTALPRHARFVMEAQAEIKPSGVVIGGTKLKVGVPVELEGRLYRLNGVVSGVMPL encoded by the coding sequence GTGCTCCACAGGCTGCGATCCCTTTCACCCATCGATGCTGTGGCCGGAGTCGTTGCTCTGACAGCGCTGGCTGGGGTGATCTGGTCCCCCAAGCTCTCCAATGCGGTCGCCAAGGCCACGGGTGCCGTGAAGCCTGTGCAGGTCAGTGTTGATGTGCATAGTCTCTACAGCGCTGATCCCGAGCAGCTATTGAATTCAGCCCGAGAGGAAGCGGGCCTCAACATCGTGATCCGCAATCAACCGGCCGGTCAGGTGACCCTCGTGTCGGTGGATGACCTCACCAATCCCCTGACGGCAGTGCAGCCCGATGGTTCGGTGGTGATCGCGGATGCCCCCAGCACGGCCCTGCCCCGGCATGCCCGTTTTGTGATGGAGGCCCAAGCCGAGATCAAACCCTCCGGTGTTGTGATCGGTGGCACCAAGCTCAAGGTGGGAGTGCCCGTTGAGCTGGAAGGACGCCTTTACCGCTTGAACGGTGTTGTAAGCGGAGTCATGCCTCTGTGA
- the dacB gene encoding D-alanyl-D-alanine carboxypeptidase/D-alanyl-D-alanine-endopeptidase: MIRSALVTLLVLAPQLPFRAAPPLLAPPPVDHRQGQAILSSGALCPALQTALKSAVGTEERLWSVSVLDQRGQLLADLNGGIPRIPASNQKLVSTAFALDRLGPDFRLKTQLLRHPDGSLEIVGEGDPDLSIAEIQKFAMVAIGQGGSRSTTSLAATPVQLMVREEPRQRWWPADWDPADRSYAYGAPITRLALTSNALHMAVMDPAARLQSILNSTVRQQGGQIHLQMVDQQIREAALARSRGASVVLHSEDSAPMHALLSLANTESHNFTAEVLMREAAEVWDVNRASIATTRWLQAQGVPMTGLRLRDGSGLSRGNRLTSRSLSVLLWRMAQHPLAANYQASMAIAGQRGTLRNYFWGTPLVGRFWGKTGTLRGVRSISGILETADGPRYVSMIANGSYAPNSVMGQILLASQRISRCPAWTAAGTLPGGPD; the protein is encoded by the coding sequence GTGATTCGCTCTGCCCTGGTCACCCTGCTGGTGCTGGCGCCCCAGTTGCCCTTTAGGGCCGCGCCTCCACTGTTGGCACCACCTCCGGTGGACCATCGTCAGGGCCAGGCCATTCTCAGCAGCGGTGCGCTTTGCCCGGCCTTGCAGACGGCCTTGAAATCAGCGGTGGGGACGGAAGAGCGGCTCTGGAGCGTCAGCGTTCTCGATCAACGGGGGCAGTTGCTGGCTGATCTGAACGGGGGAATCCCCCGGATCCCTGCATCGAATCAGAAACTCGTTAGTACGGCCTTTGCCCTGGATCGCCTCGGCCCCGACTTCCGTTTGAAGACGCAGCTTTTGCGTCACCCCGATGGATCACTGGAGATCGTGGGGGAAGGCGATCCCGACCTGAGCATTGCCGAGATCCAGAAGTTCGCCATGGTGGCTATCGGCCAGGGCGGCTCCCGCAGCACCACCAGCCTCGCCGCAACACCTGTTCAGCTGATGGTTCGGGAGGAACCGCGTCAGCGCTGGTGGCCCGCCGATTGGGATCCTGCGGATCGGTCCTACGCCTACGGCGCACCGATCACCCGTCTTGCCCTCACCAGCAATGCTCTGCACATGGCGGTGATGGATCCAGCGGCACGGCTACAGAGCATCCTCAACTCCACAGTCCGCCAGCAGGGAGGGCAGATCCATCTGCAGATGGTTGATCAGCAGATCCGGGAAGCGGCCCTTGCGCGGAGTAGGGGAGCGAGTGTGGTCCTGCACAGCGAGGATTCCGCGCCGATGCACGCCCTGCTCAGCTTGGCCAACACGGAGAGCCATAACTTCACTGCTGAGGTGCTGATGCGGGAAGCGGCCGAGGTTTGGGATGTGAATCGTGCGTCCATCGCCACCACCCGCTGGTTGCAAGCGCAGGGGGTCCCGATGACGGGTCTTCGGCTGCGTGATGGCAGCGGACTTTCACGGGGCAACCGCCTCACCAGCCGTTCCTTGTCCGTGCTGCTGTGGCGCATGGCGCAACACCCCCTGGCGGCCAATTACCAGGCCTCAATGGCAATTGCTGGCCAAAGGGGAACGCTGCGCAATTATTTCTGGGGCACCCCGCTTGTGGGTCGCTTCTGGGGCAAAACCGGCACTCTCAGAGGTGTTCGTTCGATCTCCGGCATTTTGGAAACCGCCGATGGACCGCGTTACGTGAGCATGATTGCCAACGGGTCCTACGCACCCAATTCCGTGATGGGCCAGATCCTGCTGGCCAGCCAGCGGATCAGCCGTTGCCCCGCATGGACCGCAGCCGGGACGCTGCCCGGTGGGCCCGACTGA
- the coaD gene encoding pantetheine-phosphate adenylyltransferase produces MRALYPGSFDPLTNGHMDLIERAVSLFGEVVVAVLSNPSKRPAFSVEERIEQIRTATRHLSGVEVISFDGLTVNCAVTHRADLILRGLRAMSDFEYELQIAHTNRSLADDLETVFMATTARHSFLSSSVVKEVARFGGSIDHMVPPEVAKDLNRLFNSAFPAS; encoded by the coding sequence ATGCGGGCGCTCTACCCCGGCAGTTTCGACCCCCTCACCAACGGTCATATGGACCTGATCGAGCGGGCAGTGAGCCTGTTTGGCGAGGTGGTCGTAGCGGTGCTCAGCAATCCGAGCAAACGGCCTGCATTCAGTGTCGAGGAACGGATCGAACAGATCCGCACGGCGACGCGCCATCTCTCCGGAGTTGAGGTGATCAGTTTCGATGGCCTCACGGTGAACTGTGCCGTCACCCATCGCGCCGACCTGATCTTGAGGGGCCTGCGAGCGATGAGTGACTTCGAATACGAACTGCAGATCGCCCACACCAACCGCTCATTGGCGGACGATCTGGAGACGGTGTTCATGGCCACTACTGCACGCCACAGCTTTCTCAGCAGCTCCGTGGTGAAGGAAGTGGCTCGCTTTGGCGGATCTATCGACCACATGGTCCCACCAGAGGTGGCGAAGGACCTCAACAGGCTCTTTAATTCGGCTTTCCCCGCCAGCTGA
- a CDS encoding flavin reductase family protein: protein MSLDADAKKILLRKIPHGLFICGVRNGDEVNGFTASWVTQGSFEPPLVVMGVRSDSSSHAIIEATGKFSLNVLRADQKDLAAVFFKPQKALGGRFEAAPFEEGELGLPLLTDAVGGVECELVGSIKHGDHTVFVGEVKTARLIADGDALNLASTGWNYGG from the coding sequence ATGAGCCTCGACGCCGACGCCAAGAAGATCCTGCTCCGCAAGATCCCCCACGGACTCTTCATCTGCGGCGTGCGCAACGGCGATGAGGTCAACGGTTTCACCGCCAGCTGGGTGACCCAGGGATCGTTCGAACCGCCATTGGTGGTGATGGGTGTTCGGTCTGACAGCAGTAGTCACGCCATCATCGAGGCCACCGGCAAGTTCTCCCTCAATGTGTTGCGAGCCGATCAGAAGGACCTGGCGGCCGTGTTTTTCAAGCCCCAAAAGGCGCTCGGTGGTCGCTTTGAAGCGGCACCCTTCGAAGAAGGTGAGCTTGGCCTTCCCCTCCTCACTGACGCCGTCGGTGGTGTGGAGTGCGAGCTCGTGGGTTCGATCAAACACGGAGACCACACCGTTTTTGTGGGCGAAGTGAAAACGGCGCGTCTGATTGCCGATGGCGATGCCCTGAACCTGGCCAGCACCGGCTGGAATTACGGCGGCTGA
- the uvrC gene encoding excinuclease ABC subunit UvrC, whose protein sequence is MDAASSAPLLTQPERLERRLKEIPPEPGCYLMRDGDDRILYVGKSKALRTRVRSYFRSRHDLSPRIRLMTRQVCEIEFIVTDSEAEALVLESNLIKNHQPHFNVLLKDDKKYPYLCITWSEAYPRIFITRRRRFRSPLDRFYGPYVDVGLLRRTLFLVKRVFPLRQRPRPMYPDRTCLNYSIGRCPGVCQEKISSEDYHRTLRKVAMVFQGRSDELQQLLQEQMERYAERMDYESAARIRDQLQGLDQLTADQKMSLPDSSVSRDVLALAFDERLAAVQLFQMRAGKLVGRLGYTADASGLEPGLILQRVIEEHYSQVDSVEVPPELLVQHALPQQKLMEDWLSEQRERRVQIHCPQRQQKADLIELVQRNAEFELLRAKQGQEKQSLATEDLAQLLELPTPPRRIEGYDISHIQGSDAVASQVVFIDGLPAKQHYRKYKIRSSSIRAGHSDDFMAMAEIMRRRFRRWARAKAEGVDVGALRHKGGSALQTDGLNDWPDVVMIDGGKGQLSAVMEALRELDLHEDLNVCSLAKQREEVFLPGESQPLESEPDQLGVVLLRRLRDEAHRFAVSFHRQQRGERMKRSRLSDIPGVGPKRVKDLLAHFHSIDAIQLASLETLSKAPGVGPALARDIHDFFHPSDDGTDADVRAALEEQPQELSA, encoded by the coding sequence GTGGATGCCGCCTCCAGTGCACCGCTGCTGACGCAGCCCGAACGTCTCGAACGCCGCCTCAAGGAGATTCCCCCTGAGCCTGGTTGCTATTTAATGCGGGACGGCGACGACCGGATCCTCTACGTCGGCAAGTCGAAGGCGTTGCGCACTCGCGTGCGCAGCTATTTCCGCAGCCGCCACGATCTGTCACCACGGATCCGGCTGATGACGCGCCAGGTCTGTGAGATCGAGTTCATCGTCACCGACAGCGAGGCGGAAGCCCTCGTGCTCGAGTCGAATCTGATCAAGAACCATCAGCCGCACTTCAACGTGTTGCTGAAGGACGACAAGAAATATCCCTATCTATGCATCACCTGGAGTGAGGCCTACCCAAGGATTTTCATCACCCGTCGCCGCCGTTTCCGCAGTCCCCTGGATCGCTTTTACGGGCCCTATGTCGATGTCGGGCTGTTGCGTCGCACCCTGTTCCTGGTTAAGCGGGTTTTCCCGCTGCGGCAACGGCCACGTCCGATGTACCCCGACCGGACCTGCCTCAACTACAGCATTGGGCGCTGTCCGGGGGTCTGTCAGGAAAAAATCAGCTCGGAGGACTATCACCGCACCCTGCGCAAGGTGGCGATGGTCTTTCAGGGCCGCAGTGATGAACTGCAGCAGCTGCTGCAGGAGCAGATGGAGCGGTACGCCGAGCGGATGGACTACGAATCGGCGGCCCGGATCCGCGATCAACTTCAGGGGCTGGATCAGCTCACCGCCGACCAGAAGATGAGCCTGCCGGATTCCTCCGTGAGTCGGGATGTGCTGGCCCTTGCCTTTGATGAACGGTTGGCGGCCGTCCAGCTGTTTCAGATGCGTGCCGGGAAGTTGGTGGGACGTCTTGGCTACACCGCCGACGCCTCAGGCCTGGAACCGGGACTGATCCTGCAACGGGTGATTGAAGAGCACTACAGCCAGGTGGATTCCGTTGAGGTGCCCCCCGAGCTGTTGGTGCAGCACGCTCTCCCTCAGCAGAAACTCATGGAGGACTGGCTCTCGGAACAGCGGGAGCGTCGGGTGCAGATCCACTGCCCCCAGCGCCAGCAAAAGGCCGATCTGATTGAACTGGTGCAGCGCAATGCGGAGTTCGAGTTGCTCCGCGCCAAGCAAGGCCAGGAGAAGCAGTCGTTGGCCACGGAGGATCTGGCGCAATTGCTGGAGTTGCCGACCCCGCCGCGACGAATCGAGGGGTATGACATCAGTCACATCCAGGGCAGCGATGCCGTGGCCTCCCAGGTGGTGTTCATCGACGGATTGCCCGCTAAGCAGCACTACCGCAAATACAAGATCCGCAGCAGCAGCATCCGCGCTGGTCACAGCGATGACTTCATGGCGATGGCAGAGATCATGCGCCGCCGTTTTCGGCGCTGGGCCCGGGCCAAGGCGGAGGGGGTGGATGTGGGTGCCCTGCGTCATAAAGGCGGCAGCGCCTTGCAGACCGACGGCCTCAACGACTGGCCCGATGTGGTGATGATTGATGGCGGTAAAGGCCAGCTCTCGGCCGTGATGGAGGCTCTTCGGGAGCTGGATCTCCATGAGGATCTCAACGTCTGCTCCCTCGCCAAGCAGCGCGAAGAGGTGTTTCTCCCTGGCGAAAGCCAGCCCCTGGAGAGTGAACCGGATCAGCTCGGGGTGGTGCTCCTTCGCCGCTTGCGGGACGAAGCCCACCGTTTCGCCGTCAGCTTCCACCGCCAGCAGCGTGGTGAGCGGATGAAGCGTTCACGCCTGTCGGACATCCCTGGGGTCGGTCCCAAGCGGGTCAAGGATCTATTGGCTCACTTCCACTCGATTGATGCCATCCAGCTGGCATCGCTTGAAACCCTGTCTAAGGCCCCTGGCGTTGGCCCGGCGCTGGCCCGCGACATCCACGATTTCTTCCACCCGTCGGACGACGGCACCGACGCTGATGTCAGGGCTGCTTTAGAAGAACAGCCTCAGGAACTCTCCGCATGA